The sequence below is a genomic window from Gammaproteobacteria bacterium.
AGCGTCCTGATTGATATCCAACACGAAAACTTTGCCATTTGCGCGCGCAATGGTCTCAACAACGCCGCGTCCAAGACCGGATGCGCCACCGGTCACAACGGCTTTGACACGTGCAAAATCCATCTTTTTTGGCCTCGAATTATAAAACTTGGGAGAGCATTCTATATTCTCGCTTTTATGATGTCAGTCGATATTTTTAAACATTTGTTTGAAAATTGGCAAAACGGCGTTATTATCAGGCAAGTGCTCCATTCAATCGCCGAGGTGTCTGATGGCTGAGACAACATCACGCGGAAAGAAAACAACACAAACAAGTACGTCAAAGACGGCGACAAAAACATCTCGAACGAAGTCGCCTACGCGCCGGACAAGCACAAAATCGAGCCGAATTGCGGTTGTGGCTGGCCTGCGAACACCTTTTGCACGGCAGTTGACAGCTTATGCTGATTTGGACGTTGTGGCATTAGGGCGGCTGGTCGTGAACGAGTTGGTGAAGCGGTTTGAATTGCCGTTAGCCGAAATTGAGCAACTTGTGTTTGGTTCGGTGTTAGCGTTGCCACAGGCGCCCAATATTGCTCGAGAAATCGTGCTTGGTTTGGGGCTGCCTGACCATATTGATGCCTATTCGGTATCGCGTGCCTGTGCCACTAGTTACCAGAGCGTTGCGAATGTGTTCGATGCGATTACCTTAGGGCATATTAAGGCCGGCATTGCGGGTGGCGCAGATTCGTCTTCCTATGTGCCGATTCAAACGACGCCGGAACTTATGAAAATATTGGTCAGATTGCCGAAGGCAAAATCCATCGCAGATCGCCTGAAATTACTGTTCAAGGTGCGGTTGCGCCACTTAAAACCGGTGCCGCCGGCGGTCAAAGAGTTTT
It includes:
- a CDS encoding 3-hydroxyacyl-CoA dehydrogenase, whose amino-acid sequence is MDFARVKAVVTGGASGLGRGVVETIARANGKVFVLDINQDA